A portion of the Juglans microcarpa x Juglans regia isolate MS1-56 chromosome 1D, Jm3101_v1.0, whole genome shotgun sequence genome contains these proteins:
- the LOC121246547 gene encoding putative leucine-rich repeat receptor-like serine/threonine-protein kinase At2g24130, which yields MVDPCDSMGARFQGILCSIPLDNSSSRIIAIDLDDVGYDGYLTPSIGNLTELTILSISKNKIRRTIPETIAYLRKLTRLSLADNCLTGTIPTEITLLKNLEYLDISGNRLSGSIPPDISGLRSLTYLSMSNNALTGMIPDLTGLWQLSTLDLSSNQLYGNLPYFPVRLTTLSINRNILTGHISPVKKLKDLSWLDVSYNRLSGVISKDIISLPRLVHLNISNNRFTATEMVSFSGEEIPPLQVLDAENNQLHGHLPANLIKIQNLSTINLAHNQFSGPIPQPYGNKLERSWRILYLENNFLSGNLPPQFITRGQRITGSLARNCLVCPIRIPLCRGGQRPISECLRQNHRSTE from the coding sequence ATGGTGGATCCCTGTGACAGTATGGGCGCACGGTTTCAGGGAATTTTATGCAGTATTCCCCTTGACAATTCTTCTAGCAGGATAATAGCAATTGATCTCGATGACGTTGGATATGACGGGTATCTGACACCATCGATCGGGAACCTAACCGAGCTCACCATTCTCAGTATAAGCAAGAACAAGATTCGAAGAACAATACCAGAAACCATAGCCTATCTTAGAAAGCTCACCAGACTTTCACTGGCGGACAATTGCCTCACAGGCACCATTCCTACAGAAATCACCTTGCTCAAGAATCTTGAATATCTAGACATTTCAGGGAACAGACTGTCTGGCTCAATTCCGCCTGATATTTCTGGATTACGAAGCTTGACCTACTTGAGTATGTCAAACAACGCGCTCACGGGCATGATCCCTGACCTCACGGGATTGTGGCAGCTGAGCACTCTAGATCTTAGTTCCAATCAGCTCTATGGGAATTTGCCATATTTTCCTGTGAGATTGACAACACTTTCTATAAACCGTAACATACTTACAGGCCACATCTCACCAGTAAAGAAGCTCAAAGACCTTAGTTGGTTAGACGTGAGTTATAACAGGCTCTCTGGCGTCATTAGCAAAGACATTATTTCATTACCTAGACTGGTTCACCTCAATATTTCAAACAACCGCTTCACTGCAACAGAGATGGTCAGCTTTTCTGGGGAAGAGATACCACCACTGCAAGTGCTTGACGCAGAAAATAACCAATTACATGGTCATTTGCCCGCCAACttgatcaaaattcaaaatttatcaacAATTAATCTGGCACATAATCAATTCTCTGGTCCAATACCACAACCATATGGAAACAAACTAGAGCGATCATGGAGAATCCTGTACCTAGAGAACAACTTTCTGTCTGGAAATCTTCCACCACAGTTCATTACTCGTGGACAAAGGATTACAGGCAGCCTTGCAAGAAACTGTCTTGTGTGTCCAATACGGATACCGTTATGCCGAGGAGGGCAAAGACCAATTTCAGAATGCCTTAGGCAGAATCATAGAAGCACAGAATAA
- the LOC121254782 gene encoding protein YIF1B-like has translation MYNNVGAQPGVPGPPTNSQPNPFGNAFYGAGSGLIRGGLGAYGEKILGSSSEYVQSNISRYFSDPQYYFQVNEHYVRNKLKLVLFPFLHRGHWTRITEPVGGRLSYKPPIYDINAPDLYIPFMAFGTYVVLAGFSLGLHGKFSPEALNWLFIKGLVGWFLQVALLKVTLLSLGSGEAPLLDIVAYAGYTFTGMCLAVLGKVMWGYSYYFLMPWTCLCMGIFLVKTMKRVLFAEVRSYDSSKHHYLLLFIALAQFPLFIWLGNISVHWLM, from the exons ATGTACAACAATGTTGGGGCCCAGCCTGGTGTGCCAGGACCACCGACAAACTCTCAACCTAACCCATTTGGAAATGCATTTTATGGAGCCGGTTCAGGGCTTATCAGAGGTGGATTGGGTGCATATGGAGAAAAAATTTTAGGATCGAGCTCTGAATATGTGCAAAGCAAC ATAAGCAGGTATTTCTCGGATCCCCAATACTATTTCCAAGTGAATGAGCACTATGTGAGGAACAAATTAAAGCTTGTTCTGTTTCCATTCCTGCACAGG GGCCATTGGACACGAATAACTGAGCCAGTAGGGGGCAGGCTCTCATATAAACCCCCAATTTATGATATAAATGCACCAGATTTATACATTCCATTTATGGCATTTGGTACCTATGTTGTTCTTGCTGGCTTCTCGTTGGGTCTCCACGGAAA GTTTAGCCCAGAAGCTCTGAACTGGTTGTTCATCAAGGGATTGGTTGGGTGGTTTCTGCAAGTTGCACTTCTGAAAGTGACATTGCTATCATTGGGTAGTGGGGAGGCACCCCTGCTGGACATTGTGGCTTATGCAGGGTATACTTTCACGGGGATGTGTTTGGCTGTTCTTGGTAAGGTAATGTGGGGATACTCATACTATTTTTTGATGCCTTGGACCTGTTTATGCATGGGTATCTTCTTGGTGAAAACGATGAAGAGAGTCCTCTTTGCAGAGGTGAGGAGTTATGACTCGAGCAAGCACCACTATCTCTTGCTCTTTATTGCTCTGGCTCAATTCCCACTTTTCATATGGCTTGGCAACATTAGTGTTCATTGGCTAATGTAG